A genome region from Streptomyces sp. NBC_01296 includes the following:
- a CDS encoding FAD-dependent oxidoreductase, which yields MATERLVVVGGDAAGMSAASQARRLKGPAELEITAFERGHFTSYSACGIPYWIGGRVPGRDDLIARTPEEHRARDIDLRMRTEVVELDLPGGRVRTRDLESGSEAWTGYDKLVLATGARPVRPRLPGIGAHGVHGVQTLDDGQRLMASLELLEGPERTEGTQGRRAVVVGAGYIGVEMAEALVARGYEVTVLHRGQQPMATLDPDMGALVHAAMNRMGIRTVSGAEVTKILTDDQGAVRAVATAAGDEYPADVVVLGIGVEPRTALARAAGLPLGESGGILTDLSMRVRGHENIWSGGDCVEVLDLVAGRMRHIPLGTHANKHGQVIGSGVGGGYATFPGVVGTAVSKVCDLEIARTGLREKDALAAGLRFVTATISSTTTAGYYPTAADMTVKMLAERRTGRLLGVQIVGGAGSAKRVDIAAVALTAGMTVDQVVSLDLGYAPPFSPVWDPVLVAARKAVSAVRAAS from the coding sequence ATGGCGACGGAACGACTGGTGGTGGTCGGCGGTGACGCGGCGGGGATGTCCGCCGCGTCACAGGCCCGGCGGCTGAAGGGCCCGGCGGAGCTGGAGATCACGGCCTTCGAGCGGGGGCACTTCACCTCGTACTCGGCGTGCGGGATCCCGTACTGGATCGGCGGCCGGGTCCCCGGCCGGGACGACCTGATCGCCCGTACGCCCGAGGAACACCGCGCCCGGGACATCGACCTGCGCATGCGCACGGAGGTGGTGGAGCTCGACCTCCCCGGGGGCCGGGTCCGTACCCGCGATCTGGAGTCCGGCTCCGAGGCCTGGACGGGCTACGACAAGCTCGTCCTGGCCACGGGCGCCCGGCCCGTCCGGCCCCGGCTGCCCGGGATCGGCGCGCACGGGGTGCACGGCGTCCAGACCCTGGACGACGGCCAGCGCCTGATGGCTTCTCTGGAACTCCTCGAGGGCCCGGAGCGGACGGAGGGTACGCAGGGCCGCAGGGCGGTCGTCGTCGGCGCGGGCTACATCGGCGTGGAGATGGCGGAGGCGCTGGTCGCGCGGGGGTACGAGGTCACGGTCCTGCACCGCGGGCAGCAGCCGATGGCGACCCTGGACCCGGACATGGGCGCTCTCGTGCACGCGGCGATGAACCGGATGGGGATCCGCACGGTGTCCGGGGCGGAGGTCACGAAGATCCTCACGGACGACCAGGGCGCGGTCCGCGCGGTGGCCACGGCGGCGGGGGACGAGTACCCGGCGGACGTGGTGGTGCTCGGCATCGGCGTGGAGCCCCGTACGGCGCTGGCCCGCGCGGCGGGGCTGCCGCTGGGCGAGTCCGGCGGCATCCTGACGGACCTTTCGATGCGGGTCCGGGGCCACGAGAACATCTGGTCGGGCGGCGACTGCGTGGAGGTCCTGGACCTGGTGGCGGGCCGGATGCGGCACATCCCGCTGGGCACGCACGCCAACAAGCACGGCCAGGTGATCGGTTCGGGCGTGGGCGGCGGCTACGCCACCTTCCCGGGGGTGGTGGGCACGGCGGTGAGCAAGGTCTGCGACCTGGAGATCGCCCGTACGGGGCTGCGCGAGAAGGACGCCCTGGCCGCGGGCCTGCGGTTCGTCACGGCGACGATCAGCTCGACGACGACGGCGGGCTACTACCCGACGGCCGCGGACATGACGGTCAAGATGCTGGCGGAACGGCGCACGGGCCGCCTGCTCGGTGTCCAGATCGTCGGCGGCGCGGGCTCCGCGAAGCGGGTGGACATCGCGGCGGTGGCCTTGACGGCCGGTATGACGGTGGACCAGGTCGTCTCCCTGGACCTGGGCTACGCCCCGCCCTTCTCCCCGGTCTGGGACCCCGTCCTGGTGGCCGCCCGCAAGGCCGTCTCGGCGGTGCGGGCGGCCTCCTGA
- the hemG gene encoding protoporphyrinogen oxidase, whose amino-acid sequence MRTDGAAGAAGAAAPSRHAVVIGGGIAGLAAAHRLLADGVRVTLLEAGPRLGGKLLAGELAGAPVDLGAESVLARRPEALELARAVGLGEALQPPATATAHLWTRGALRPMPRGHVMGVPGDLAPLAASGVLSAEGLARIEAERELPPTEIGEDVAVGEYVAARLGHEVVDRLVEPLLGGVYAGNAYRISMRAAVPQLFEAARTHASLGDGVRELQHRAAAQQPEQAGRPVFCGIDGGIGRLPQAVAEACRAAGARISTGCAVREVQRSAGGWRVVTDAEVIDTDAVVLAVPAGPAARLLDGLAPAAAAELRTVEYASMALVTMAFRRSELPAAITEGGASGFLVPPVDGRTIKASTFSSNKWAWAGADPGLFLLRTSVGRYGDEGDLGREDSELVDVSLRDLGDAVGLAARPLASTVTRWDGGLPQYPVGHLARVARIRGAVAALPGLAVCGALYDGVGIPACIASAGKAADVVMATLGTPGTDH is encoded by the coding sequence ATGCGTACGGACGGCGCGGCAGGCGCAGCGGGCGCGGCGGCCCCGTCCCGCCACGCCGTCGTCATCGGCGGTGGCATCGCCGGCCTCGCCGCGGCCCACCGGCTGCTCGCCGACGGCGTGCGCGTCACGCTCCTCGAGGCCGGGCCGCGGCTCGGCGGCAAGCTGCTCGCGGGCGAGCTCGCCGGCGCCCCCGTCGACCTCGGCGCCGAGTCCGTGCTCGCCCGCCGCCCCGAGGCCCTGGAGCTGGCCCGGGCCGTGGGGCTCGGCGAGGCCCTCCAGCCGCCCGCCACCGCCACCGCCCACCTGTGGACCCGCGGCGCGCTGCGGCCCATGCCGCGCGGCCATGTCATGGGCGTCCCCGGCGACCTGGCACCGCTCGCCGCCTCCGGAGTGCTCTCCGCCGAGGGCCTGGCCCGGATCGAGGCCGAACGCGAGCTGCCGCCCACCGAGATCGGCGAGGACGTGGCCGTCGGCGAGTACGTCGCCGCCCGCCTCGGCCACGAGGTCGTCGACCGCCTGGTGGAGCCCCTCCTCGGCGGGGTCTACGCCGGCAACGCCTACCGCATCTCCATGCGCGCCGCCGTCCCGCAGCTCTTCGAGGCCGCCCGTACGCACGCCTCGCTGGGCGACGGCGTACGCGAACTCCAGCACCGGGCGGCCGCGCAGCAGCCCGAGCAGGCCGGGCGGCCCGTCTTCTGCGGCATCGACGGCGGCATCGGACGCCTCCCGCAGGCCGTGGCCGAGGCATGCCGGGCGGCGGGGGCCCGGATCAGCACCGGCTGCGCCGTGCGCGAGGTCCAGCGCAGCGCCGGCGGCTGGAGGGTCGTCACCGACGCGGAGGTGATCGACACCGACGCCGTGGTCCTGGCCGTCCCGGCCGGGCCCGCCGCCCGGCTGCTGGACGGGCTCGCTCCGGCCGCGGCCGCCGAGCTGCGGACCGTCGAGTACGCCTCCATGGCCCTGGTGACGATGGCCTTCCGGCGCTCCGAGCTGCCCGCCGCGATCACCGAGGGCGGCGCCAGCGGATTCCTCGTACCGCCCGTCGACGGCCGGACGATCAAGGCCTCCACCTTCTCCAGCAACAAGTGGGCCTGGGCGGGCGCCGACCCCGGGCTCTTCCTGCTGCGCACCTCGGTCGGCCGGTACGGCGACGAGGGCGACCTGGGGCGCGAGGACTCCGAGCTGGTCGACGTCTCGCTGCGCGACCTCGGCGATGCCGTGGGCCTGGCGGCCCGGCCGCTCGCCTCCACCGTCACCCGCTGGGACGGCGGCCTGCCCCAGTACCCGGTCGGCCACCTCGCCCGCGTGGCCCGGATCCGCGGCGCCGTCGCGGCCCTGCCCGGCCTCGCCGTGTGCGGCGCGCTGTACGACGGCGTGGGCATCCCGGCGTGCATCGCGAGCGCCGGCAAGGCCGCCGACGTGGTGATGGCCACGTTGGGCACCCCTGGCACCGACCACTGA
- a CDS encoding DUF4349 domain-containing protein: protein MRHRGAATLAALSLAGALALTGCGADQDTAGRASADKAAVGAPEGAAQGKPGAAAAAPPAAAGTSGSDAAKNGQQPAAVRPHVIRTATLALETADAQKALAAARTAAEAAGGYVGNESTKRGEDGRMTSTLTLRVPGDRFDAVLGAMEGSGKLRSRKVEAQDVTEKVADVDSRVKSQQASVARVRDMMDKATALGDVVMLESELSKRQSDLESLLAQQTALKDQTSMGTITVEVSEPAPKPAEKKDEEPSFTAALHGGWNVFTTIVRYLALAVAAVLPFAVTAALVLLCLRAYRRLRPAKPKTGLPPAKVPAVPGARTADPTEKTDVPD, encoded by the coding sequence GTGAGACACCGCGGCGCGGCCACCCTGGCCGCCCTGTCCCTGGCCGGAGCGCTCGCGCTCACCGGCTGCGGCGCCGACCAGGACACCGCCGGCCGGGCGTCGGCCGACAAGGCCGCGGTCGGCGCCCCGGAGGGCGCGGCCCAGGGCAAGCCGGGTGCGGCCGCGGCGGCTCCCCCGGCGGCCGCCGGGACCTCGGGCTCCGATGCGGCCAAGAACGGGCAGCAGCCGGCCGCCGTACGCCCGCACGTCATCCGTACGGCCACGCTCGCCCTCGAGACGGCGGACGCGCAGAAGGCCCTGGCCGCGGCCCGTACGGCGGCGGAGGCCGCGGGCGGGTACGTGGGCAACGAGTCCACGAAACGCGGCGAGGACGGGCGGATGACCTCGACGCTGACCCTGCGCGTGCCGGGCGACCGCTTCGACGCGGTGCTCGGCGCGATGGAGGGCAGCGGCAAGCTGCGCAGCCGCAAGGTCGAGGCGCAGGACGTGACGGAGAAGGTCGCGGACGTCGACAGCCGGGTCAAGTCGCAGCAGGCGAGCGTGGCCCGGGTGCGGGACATGATGGACAAGGCCACGGCGCTCGGTGACGTGGTGATGCTGGAGAGCGAGCTGAGCAAGCGCCAGTCGGACCTGGAGTCGCTGCTCGCGCAGCAGACGGCGCTGAAGGACCAGACCTCGATGGGCACGATCACGGTGGAGGTCTCGGAGCCGGCCCCGAAGCCGGCGGAGAAGAAGGACGAGGAGCCCTCCTTCACGGCCGCCCTGCACGGCGGTTGGAACGTCTTCACGACGATCGTGCGGTACCTGGCCCTGGCGGTCGCCGCGGTGCTGCCGTTCGCGGTGACGGCCGCGCTGGTGCTGCTGTGCCTCCGCGCGTACCGGCGGCTGCGCCCGGCGAAGCCGAAGACGGGCCTGCCGCCGGCGAAGGTCCCTGCCGTACCGGGGGCGCGGACCGCGGACCCGACGGAAAAGACCGACGTGCCGGACTGA
- a CDS encoding alpha/beta hydrolase: MMQTPLARCGVAAAVLALSLCTPSPPARATLPRPDATGPAARAAAAGAGSTARTAAANAGAELVAHRAAHAPGAPGLRFRPCASVEELPSTVECADLPVPLDYARPDGPQISLTVSRIAATGHGGARRQGALVYNPGGPGASGMFFPLLGDLPEWERIGAAYDLVGYAPRGVGRSAPLSCEDPAVHAKGPTQVPAEPSAAYKQQRVAAARAYARGCALRAGAALPYYSTLDNVRDLHVLRAALGEEKLTFMGASYGTYLGAVYASLHPGRVRRMVLDSAVDPDPRRIWYLDNLEQAPGFERRWYDFRAWAARHHATYRLGATPAAVQASYERVREAVARTPAGKTVGTGELQAAFLQAAYYDDVWPERAAALSAFLAGDPGPLAEQARPDPESAAARENARAVYTAVMCNDAAWPAKWETWDRDNTELARRAPFETWANAFLNLPCAYWPVGERQQPVAVGARPAVVPRTLIVAAERDGATPYAGALELQRRLGSGAALVTEEGAGSHGVVGGRNDCVDRHVERYLLTGDTSGWRVTCAPHPEPAPVSLDDRAARTPGKVPRALLPPVV, from the coding sequence ATGATGCAGACTCCGCTCGCCCGCTGCGGAGTCGCCGCGGCGGTGCTCGCCCTCTCCCTGTGCACCCCGTCCCCACCCGCCCGCGCGACCCTCCCCCGACCGGACGCCACCGGCCCCGCGGCGAGGGCAGCCGCCGCAGGCGCCGGCTCCACCGCGAGGACGGCCGCCGCGAACGCCGGCGCCGAACTCGTCGCCCACCGCGCCGCCCACGCCCCCGGGGCCCCCGGGCTCCGCTTCCGGCCGTGCGCCTCCGTCGAGGAGCTGCCCTCCACCGTGGAGTGCGCCGACCTGCCGGTTCCGCTCGACTACGCCCGGCCCGACGGGCCGCAGATCTCCCTCACCGTCAGCCGGATCGCCGCCACCGGCCACGGCGGCGCCCGGCGCCAAGGGGCGCTCGTCTACAACCCCGGCGGCCCCGGCGCCTCCGGGATGTTCTTCCCGCTGCTCGGCGACCTCCCCGAGTGGGAGCGCATCGGCGCCGCCTACGACCTCGTCGGCTATGCCCCGCGCGGCGTCGGCCGCTCCGCCCCGCTGTCCTGCGAGGACCCCGCCGTCCATGCGAAGGGCCCCACCCAGGTCCCGGCGGAGCCCTCGGCCGCGTACAAGCAGCAGCGCGTCGCCGCCGCCCGGGCCTACGCCCGCGGCTGCGCGCTGCGGGCCGGCGCGGCCCTGCCGTACTACTCGACCCTCGACAACGTCCGCGACCTGCACGTGCTGCGCGCCGCGCTCGGCGAGGAGAAGCTGACCTTCATGGGCGCCTCGTACGGCACCTACCTGGGCGCCGTCTACGCCTCCCTCCACCCCGGCCGGGTCCGCCGGATGGTCCTCGACTCCGCGGTCGACCCCGACCCGCGCCGCATCTGGTACCTCGACAACCTCGAGCAGGCACCGGGGTTCGAGCGCCGCTGGTACGACTTCCGCGCCTGGGCGGCCCGTCACCACGCCACGTACCGGCTCGGCGCCACCCCGGCGGCCGTGCAGGCGAGCTACGAGCGCGTACGGGAGGCGGTGGCGCGCACCCCGGCGGGCAAGACGGTCGGGACCGGCGAGCTCCAGGCCGCCTTCCTGCAGGCCGCGTACTACGACGACGTGTGGCCGGAGCGGGCGGCCGCGCTCAGTGCCTTCCTGGCCGGTGATCCGGGCCCGCTGGCCGAACAGGCACGCCCGGACCCGGAGTCGGCGGCCGCGCGCGAGAACGCGCGGGCGGTGTACACGGCGGTGATGTGCAACGACGCCGCCTGGCCCGCGAAGTGGGAGACCTGGGACCGCGACAACACGGAACTGGCGCGCCGGGCGCCCTTCGAGACCTGGGCCAACGCCTTCCTGAACCTGCCGTGCGCGTACTGGCCGGTCGGCGAGCGGCAACAGCCGGTGGCCGTGGGCGCGCGGCCGGCGGTGGTCCCCCGCACGCTCATCGTCGCGGCGGAGCGGGACGGGGCCACCCCGTACGCGGGTGCGCTGGAGCTGCAGAGGCGGCTCGGCAGCGGAGCCGCGCTGGTCACGGAGGAGGGGGCCGGCTCCCACGGAGTGGTCGGCGGACGCAATGACTGCGTGGACCGTCACGTGGAGCGGTACTTGCTGACGGGTGACACCTCAGGATGGCGTGTCACGTGTGCGCCGCATCCGGAGCCCGCACCGGTGTCGCTGGACGACCGGGCAGCACGAACCCCCGGGAAGGTACCCAGGGCTCTGCTGCCGCCAGTCGTCTGA
- the hemQ gene encoding hydrogen peroxide-dependent heme synthase, whose protein sequence is MTAPEKIPNAGKKAKDLNEVIRYTLWSVFKLKDVLPEDRSGYADEVQELFDQLAAKDITVRGTYDVSGLRADADIMIWWHAETSDELQTAYNLFRRTKLGRALEPVWSNMALHRPAEFNKSHIPAFLADEVARDYVSVYPFVRSYDWYLLPDEDRRRMLADHGKMARGYPDVRANTVASFSLGDYEWMLAFEADELYRIVDLMRHLRASEARMHVREEVPFYTGRRKSVADLVAGLA, encoded by the coding sequence ATGACTGCACCAGAGAAGATTCCCAACGCGGGGAAGAAGGCGAAGGACCTCAACGAGGTCATCCGCTACACCCTGTGGTCCGTCTTCAAGCTGAAGGACGTCCTGCCCGAAGACCGCAGCGGCTACGCCGACGAGGTCCAGGAGCTGTTCGACCAGCTGGCCGCCAAGGACATCACCGTCCGCGGCACCTATGACGTCTCCGGCCTGCGCGCCGACGCGGACATCATGATCTGGTGGCACGCCGAGACCTCGGACGAGCTGCAGACCGCGTACAACCTGTTCCGCCGCACCAAGCTCGGCCGCGCGCTGGAGCCGGTGTGGTCGAACATGGCCCTGCACCGCCCGGCCGAGTTCAACAAGTCGCACATCCCGGCCTTCCTGGCCGACGAGGTCGCGCGCGACTACGTCAGCGTCTACCCGTTCGTGCGCTCGTACGACTGGTACCTGCTGCCCGACGAGGACCGCCGCCGCATGCTCGCGGACCACGGCAAGATGGCCCGCGGCTACCCCGACGTGCGCGCCAACACCGTCGCGTCCTTCTCGCTGGGCGACTACGAGTGGATGCTGGCCTTCGAGGCCGACGAGCTGTACCGCATCGTCGACCTCATGCGTCACCTGCGTGCCTCCGAGGCCCGTATGCACGTCCGTGAAGAAGTGCCCTTCTACACCGGACGCCGCAAGTCCGTCGCCGATCTGGTGGCCGGGCTCGCCTGA